AGCACCTGGCGCGTGCTGCCGGGTGCGACGGGCTCTGTCAAAGGCCAGTGATAGACCTGCTCAGGCGGCTCGTGCAGCGCCAGCCAAGTCGGCACACAGGCGCGCAATTCCGCAAGCCACAGGCGCCAACCTTGTTGCAGCAGGCTGCCGCGCCAGTGCCGGGCGATGGGTTCGAGTCGATTCATTCTTGCCAACGCAGCACCCGGTAGGGTTGCGCGCTGTCCTCCGTGGGGCTCAGTAAAACGGTGATTTGCAGGCGTGCGTGATAGCCGCCGGGGCGTTGTGCGCGGCTGTCGACCACCAGCACTTCGCCTGGGTCGGCGCCTTCGGCGTTCTGGCGCGGCAGGTTCAGCGCCTTGCGCATCAGCGGGCTGGCGAAGGCCGGATCAGGCCGGTCGAGGTCACTCCACAAGGTGATTTCCGGCAGCAATTGGCTGTACAGCGCTTGCGTCATGCCGGGCAATTGGCGCACTTCTTCCAGCACCCGAAACGGCGGCAGTCCCTGCTTGCGGCGCGCCTCAAGCGCTTTGACCAATTGGTCGGCCTGGCCCT
The sequence above is a segment of the Pseudomonas sp. R76 genome. Coding sequences within it:
- a CDS encoding general secretion pathway protein GspK, whose translation is MKRQRGAALLLVLWALALLSVLLGGLAGWVQLESRQALWLRQHTQTVLAAEAGIALAMADRHWIADGRDITLTFDDAQLHVSLRSERGKLYLINAEADDFMRLALACGATQGQADQLVKALEARRKQGLPPFRVLEEVRQLPGMTQALYSQLLPEITLWSDLDRPDPAFASPLMRKALNLPRQNAEGADPGEVLVVDSRAQRPGGYHARLQITVLLSPTEDSAQPYRVLRWQE